In Novipirellula caenicola, one genomic interval encodes:
- a CDS encoding flagellin yields the protein MTRINTNVSSLVAQNRLQSSNNDLQTSLTRLSTGLRINSGADDPAGLIASEALRSEITGLNKAISNTSRANQIISTADSALGQVSNLLNDVRGLVVEAANTGALSSEEIAANQLQIDSSLEAINRIAQTTTFQGRKLLDGSLGFQTTAGTNFGKVKDLQVDQASLGSTGKVSVDVTVSKAAEQASVEVANIPAGIEATAATGDITFTSQTAAVASTLDFTLGGEDFTLTADTAGAAGDDLTITVVNTGTSGSSPAISKTGDDYTITLASDSTATADDIATAFNAYVDANDDDVTLTTTGGTTNVGAATLTQTSLAGGADAGTAETATLNITANTAGTASNIASINYVEDAGTTTPTASFDSDTGALTITVNDASNVTLSSVVDAIAAGTDFTAEIETGGDFTTFDPTITTAASANLVDGVDLGGGLAEAAVFELQGTNGSEVFNVSKNTTIDDLVSQINLVSDATGVKATASGTTLSLTSTAYGSDAVVDLRVINEAATGTLTAAIGAGKRDTGADIQAKVNGIEASGKGNSLNINTSTLDLSLTVEEGSSDNISFEINGGGAKFQLGADVVGNQQARIGINSVNTARLGGTSGKLFELSSGGAASLANDPSKAAEIVGQAIDQVTGIRGRLGAFQSTTLDSNLVSLNETLSNLQEAESSIRDADFAKESANLTRAQILVQSGTNVLSLANQNPQNVLSLLR from the coding sequence ATGACCAGAATCAATACCAATGTTTCGTCGCTTGTTGCTCAGAACCGTCTGCAGAGCAGTAACAATGACTTGCAAACTTCGTTGACACGTTTGAGCACGGGTTTGCGGATCAACAGCGGGGCGGATGACCCAGCGGGTTTGATCGCGAGTGAAGCATTGCGATCGGAAATCACCGGTCTGAACAAAGCCATCAGCAATACAAGCCGTGCAAACCAAATCATCAGTACTGCCGATAGTGCGCTCGGACAGGTCAGCAACCTGCTGAACGACGTACGTGGCTTGGTCGTCGAAGCGGCCAACACCGGAGCACTAAGCAGCGAGGAAATCGCGGCGAACCAACTACAAATCGACAGCTCTTTAGAAGCGATCAACCGAATTGCACAAACGACGACCTTCCAAGGCCGAAAATTGCTCGACGGAAGCTTGGGCTTTCAAACCACAGCGGGCACCAATTTCGGCAAAGTGAAGGATTTGCAAGTTGACCAAGCGAGCTTGGGCAGCACCGGAAAAGTTTCAGTGGATGTCACCGTCAGCAAAGCGGCCGAGCAAGCGTCGGTCGAGGTTGCGAATATTCCTGCAGGAATCGAAGCCACAGCAGCAACCGGCGACATCACCTTCACCAGCCAAACGGCAGCGGTTGCATCGACACTGGATTTCACCCTCGGCGGCGAAGACTTCACGCTCACCGCGGACACCGCGGGTGCGGCCGGTGACGATTTGACGATCACAGTCGTAAATACTGGAACCTCGGGATCATCGCCCGCCATCTCCAAAACAGGTGACGACTACACGATCACGCTGGCAAGCGACTCAACCGCCACGGCGGACGATATCGCCACCGCGTTCAACGCGTATGTGGACGCTAATGACGACGATGTAACGTTGACCACCACTGGTGGTACAACCAATGTCGGTGCGGCGACCTTGACTCAGACCAGCTTGGCAGGAGGTGCCGATGCGGGCACCGCTGAAACCGCCACGCTAAACATTACCGCCAATACCGCTGGCACCGCCAGCAATATCGCTAGCATCAACTACGTCGAAGATGCCGGCACCACGACTCCGACGGCATCGTTTGATTCCGATACCGGAGCCCTTACGATCACGGTCAATGACGCCAGCAACGTGACATTGTCGTCGGTGGTTGATGCAATCGCAGCGGGGACCGATTTTACCGCTGAAATCGAAACCGGAGGTGATTTCACCACGTTCGATCCAACGATCACGACCGCAGCGAGTGCGAACTTGGTCGACGGTGTCGATCTAGGCGGCGGATTGGCCGAAGCCGCTGTATTCGAACTGCAAGGCACCAATGGATCGGAAGTCTTCAACGTCAGCAAGAACACCACAATCGACGATTTGGTTAGCCAAATCAACTTGGTTTCCGACGCGACAGGGGTCAAGGCGACCGCTAGCGGCACGACGCTCAGTTTGACCTCGACCGCCTACGGCAGCGATGCCGTCGTCGATTTGCGAGTGATCAACGAAGCGGCTACCGGAACCCTGACCGCTGCGATCGGAGCGGGGAAACGGGATACCGGGGCGGACATCCAAGCCAAGGTCAACGGTATCGAAGCGAGTGGCAAAGGCAACAGCCTGAACATCAACACTTCGACACTCGACCTGTCGCTGACCGTCGAAGAAGGTTCGAGCGACAATATCAGCTTCGAAATCAACGGTGGTGGTGCTAAGTTCCAACTTGGTGCCGACGTGGTCGGTAACCAACAAGCTCGTATCGGTATCAACAGCGTGAACACCGCTCGTTTGGGCGGAACCAGCGGCAAGTTGTTCGAGTTGAGCTCGGGTGGAGCGGCATCGTTGGCCAATGATCCATCGAAGGCAGCCGAAATTGTCGGACAAGCGATCGATCAAGTGACCGGGATCCGAGGCCGACTCGGTGCATTCCAGTCGACGACGCTCGACAGCAACTTGGTCAGCTTGAATGAAACACTTTCGAATTTGCAAGAAGCTGAAAGCTCGATCCGTGATGCGGACTTTGCCAAAGAGTCGGCGAATTTGACACGAGCACAAATCTTGGTTCAATCCGGTACCAACGTGTTGTCGCTTGCCAACCAGAATCCTCAAAACGTTCTCTCGTTGCTTCGATAA
- the csrA gene encoding carbon storage regulator CsrA gives MLVLSRHRDESIMIGDDVVVTIVDIRGDKVRLGIEAPQSIPVHRQEVYDAIQRENRKSSQTAPGATKDVRPQRGD, from the coding sequence ATGCTCGTCCTTTCCAGACACCGCGACGAAAGCATCATGATTGGCGACGATGTTGTTGTTACCATCGTTGATATTCGAGGAGACAAGGTCCGCTTAGGGATCGAGGCTCCACAGTCGATCCCCGTTCACCGGCAAGAGGTTTACGATGCGATTCAGCGTGAGAATCGCAAGTCGTCGCAAACCGCGCCAGGGGCGACCAAAGACGTCCGTCCACAACGAGGCGATTGA
- a CDS encoding helix-turn-helix transcriptional regulator: MMFRSVDISNRIDKAHQVHSRTFELSKTQVVNALLQWAENATGTEPDLNRFTDCVYIKDAHGCIIRENQALCDVFANGGTMIGRTVGSDETDNHTDAVLLLGNPWIECQHFAANADGRMCALQTFKRRLDELADPAFCILGVSRILGFVDKDEDVRRLSLREQFAVFNTLDDIDHTICRMIADGESTKDIAATVHLTTKSIENRRQRIMTSLGLRRPVEIVKLLVRLEENRMIDRLR, encoded by the coding sequence ATGATGTTTCGCTCCGTGGATATATCAAATCGCATCGACAAAGCTCATCAGGTTCATTCGCGCACGTTTGAGTTATCAAAAACTCAAGTCGTCAATGCTCTGTTGCAATGGGCTGAAAACGCAACGGGGACCGAACCTGACCTGAACCGTTTTACCGACTGTGTCTACATCAAAGATGCGCACGGTTGCATCATACGAGAAAACCAAGCGCTCTGTGACGTGTTCGCCAACGGTGGCACGATGATCGGCCGGACCGTCGGCAGTGACGAAACGGACAATCACACCGACGCCGTCTTGCTGCTCGGGAACCCTTGGATCGAGTGTCAGCATTTCGCCGCGAACGCCGATGGCCGCATGTGTGCCCTGCAAACCTTCAAACGACGGCTCGACGAGCTCGCCGACCCCGCGTTCTGTATCCTCGGGGTTTCGCGAATCTTGGGCTTTGTCGACAAAGACGAGGACGTGCGGCGTTTGTCGTTACGCGAACAATTCGCCGTATTCAATACGCTCGATGACATCGACCACACGATCTGCCGGATGATCGCTGACGGAGAATCGACCAAGGACATTGCGGCGACCGTTCATCTGACAACCAAGTCGATCGAAAATCGCCGGCAACGCATCATGACCTCACTGGGGCTACGCCGGCCAGTCGAGATCGTCAAACTGCTAGTGCGGTTAGAAGAAAACCGCATGATCGACCGGCTGCGGTGA
- a CDS encoding BON domain-containing protein — MMHLRFSLFAAAVVLMVHPTLAQQIDTGTATGGTNNTATGGTTSNAGTSSTATTMDADQAFSQIERGTTIGATAATGAGFNELGGAASGVGNAGGFGGFGGFGGGGGFGGLGGLGGMFGNTGASTSAQPVIRTRLRSAIEVTPRSSTQIQRSASQRIMTLPSHSRISGVNIHVQDGTAILEGVVGTEKERRMSELLMRLEPGVKSVENRISLSPSFQ; from the coding sequence ATGATGCATCTACGTTTCTCGCTCTTCGCCGCTGCCGTCGTCCTCATGGTCCACCCCACGTTGGCGCAGCAGATCGACACCGGCACGGCGACTGGCGGCACGAATAACACCGCCACAGGCGGAACAACCTCGAACGCAGGCACATCATCGACAGCCACCACGATGGATGCCGACCAAGCGTTTTCTCAGATCGAACGCGGAACAACGATCGGCGCGACCGCGGCAACCGGTGCCGGTTTCAACGAACTTGGCGGCGCAGCATCCGGGGTCGGTAATGCCGGCGGGTTCGGAGGCTTTGGTGGTTTTGGCGGTGGCGGCGGCTTTGGAGGACTTGGCGGATTGGGCGGGATGTTTGGAAATACCGGTGCATCGACTTCTGCCCAACCCGTGATCCGCACGCGGCTTCGTTCGGCAATCGAGGTCACGCCTCGAAGTTCGACGCAGATCCAACGATCCGCATCGCAACGGATCATGACGTTGCCAAGTCACAGCCGAATCTCAGGCGTCAACATCCACGTTCAAGATGGCACGGCCATTTTGGAAGGGGTCGTTGGCACCGAAAAAGAGCGACGGATGAGTGAACTGTTGATGCGTCTAGAACCCGGCGTCAAATCCGTTGAAAACCGCATCAGTTTGTCGCCGTCGTTTCAATAG
- a CDS encoding sulfatase, which translates to MPHRISLVFAAFLLGWSLTAAATYAADRPNILWFVVDDMSANFSCYGETTIQTPHVDQLAKEGLRFTRAYATSPVCSTFRSAMITGMYQTSIGAHHHRSGRGEHQIVLPEGVRPIPELFQQAGYWTCIGSGLPGYDASGNATPTNRMGKTDYNFDWDKTIYDSYDWSGRESGQPFFMQVQLHGGKIRGASEAKYDAIQKRMVAEFGEATDPASVELPPHYPRDPVLLRDWSTYLDSVRITDAHVGRVIDRLKSDELLENTLVVFFTDHGISHARGKQFLYDEGTHIPLLIRGPGVGQNETRTDLVEHIDVAALSLAAAGIEIPETMQGQDILDQDYQPKQAVFAARDRCGEAADRIRSVRTDRYLYIKNFYPQRPLLMPSDYKDTKLILQRLRELHSAGTLNALSEKMLFSPTRPAEELYLYGDDPWQTTNLANDPQHANALTWHRQRLQRWIEETGDMGPESPEVYVLETEDQMQSMRNKTSRENYRKNTELYKQWAREGK; encoded by the coding sequence ATGCCTCACCGAATCTCTCTCGTCTTCGCCGCGTTTCTTCTCGGCTGGTCGCTCACTGCTGCAGCGACCTATGCTGCGGATCGTCCCAACATCCTGTGGTTTGTGGTCGACGATATGTCGGCGAACTTTTCTTGCTACGGCGAGACAACGATTCAGACGCCGCACGTGGACCAGCTTGCCAAAGAGGGATTGCGATTCACGCGAGCTTACGCGACATCGCCGGTCTGTTCGACCTTTCGATCGGCAATGATCACCGGGATGTACCAAACGTCGATCGGAGCTCACCACCACCGTAGCGGTCGCGGTGAACATCAAATCGTGTTGCCTGAGGGAGTGCGGCCAATTCCAGAACTTTTTCAGCAGGCGGGCTATTGGACGTGTATCGGCAGCGGTTTGCCTGGTTACGACGCGAGCGGCAATGCAACGCCAACCAATCGGATGGGGAAAACGGACTACAACTTTGATTGGGATAAAACAATCTACGACTCGTATGATTGGAGCGGACGGGAATCCGGACAACCGTTTTTTATGCAGGTGCAGTTGCATGGAGGGAAGATCCGCGGTGCGTCCGAAGCCAAGTACGACGCGATTCAAAAGCGGATGGTCGCAGAGTTCGGCGAAGCCACCGACCCGGCTAGCGTCGAGCTTCCGCCCCATTACCCTCGTGACCCCGTGCTGCTGCGTGACTGGTCCACGTATTTGGACAGCGTCAGAATCACCGACGCTCATGTTGGACGTGTCATCGATCGGCTGAAAAGCGACGAGTTGTTGGAAAACACGCTTGTTGTTTTCTTTACCGATCACGGGATCAGCCACGCGCGAGGCAAACAGTTTCTGTATGACGAGGGCACTCACATCCCGCTGCTCATTCGCGGGCCAGGGGTTGGCCAGAATGAAACGCGAACCGACTTGGTCGAGCACATTGACGTTGCTGCATTGTCGTTAGCCGCAGCGGGCATCGAAATTCCAGAAACGATGCAAGGGCAAGACATCCTTGACCAAGACTATCAGCCCAAACAGGCGGTGTTTGCGGCCCGTGATCGCTGTGGTGAAGCGGCCGATCGCATTCGTTCGGTACGCACCGATCGCTACCTGTACATCAAGAACTTCTATCCTCAGCGGCCGCTACTGATGCCAAGTGACTACAAAGACACAAAGCTAATCCTGCAGCGGTTGCGGGAACTGCACTCCGCTGGCACGCTAAACGCGTTGTCGGAAAAAATGCTGTTTTCGCCAACACGTCCCGCAGAGGAATTGTATTTGTATGGCGACGATCCTTGGCAAACGACGAATCTAGCCAATGATCCGCAGCATGCGAACGCACTGACGTGGCATCGCCAGCGTCTGCAACGGTGGATCGAGGAAACTGGCGACATGGGGCCTGAATCGCCTGAGGTCTATGTGCTTGAGACCGAAGACCAAATGCAATCGATGCGAAACAAGACATCGCGAGAAAACTATCGCAAGAATACCGAGCTGTACAAGCAATGGGCTCGCGAAGGCAAGTGA
- a CDS encoding DNAJC11 domain-containing protein, producing the protein MRLLVTCLCGLVLANAVLAEMPATQKSLEIIEARFGASNQWVDLTEKLQAQVTNGQLHLKSLKPILEGIQTPRIGREKTLAVVYRYQGQVQLKMVASNGAASDWGTLVLPEPEELSRFRVRMYLDNPKQPLLERTIAVNQRFAFKANHDVSLSGQLRRDDSGTLHFEGTATHPHGSSQFDANVTIAETLPTSGGTLSGGLQNFWVQFDRPSAETAVKNKTARTKQKRSPAVRQAVQRYEASLLQASREFKQQSESASESLMRDLEKIRASTSATDHFHVVAAFYGQNVSWIEVTDKVRKAVGKKRSWTADVRTETWGEPAPGFGGPRTLLVAYFADGELKFKSVYQGNRITLP; encoded by the coding sequence ATGAGACTACTCGTTACCTGCCTGTGTGGACTTGTCCTCGCAAACGCGGTCCTCGCAGAGATGCCAGCCACTCAGAAGTCGCTCGAGATCATTGAAGCTCGGTTCGGGGCGTCCAACCAGTGGGTCGATTTGACCGAAAAACTTCAGGCTCAAGTCACCAACGGCCAGCTCCATTTGAAAAGCTTAAAACCCATTCTAGAAGGGATTCAGACGCCGAGGATTGGACGCGAAAAGACACTTGCCGTGGTCTATCGATATCAAGGCCAAGTGCAGTTGAAGATGGTCGCCAGCAATGGTGCCGCGTCCGACTGGGGGACATTGGTGCTTCCGGAGCCGGAGGAGCTTTCCCGATTTCGCGTCCGAATGTATTTGGACAACCCCAAACAACCACTCTTGGAACGAACCATCGCGGTCAACCAGCGATTTGCGTTCAAAGCGAATCACGACGTCTCACTTTCTGGACAGCTTCGCCGCGACGATTCCGGCACGTTGCACTTCGAAGGAACGGCCACCCATCCACATGGGTCGTCGCAATTTGATGCAAATGTCACGATCGCAGAAACGTTGCCGACATCGGGCGGCACGCTCAGCGGAGGTCTTCAGAATTTCTGGGTCCAATTCGATCGACCGTCGGCCGAGACCGCGGTAAAAAACAAAACGGCAAGAACCAAACAAAAACGGTCGCCCGCAGTCAGGCAAGCGGTCCAGCGATATGAAGCAAGTTTGCTGCAAGCATCACGCGAGTTCAAACAACAATCGGAATCCGCCTCCGAGTCGCTGATGCGCGATTTGGAAAAGATCAGGGCGTCCACTTCGGCAACTGATCACTTCCATGTCGTCGCAGCTTTTTATGGCCAGAATGTTAGCTGGATTGAGGTGACCGACAAAGTCCGCAAGGCCGTCGGCAAGAAACGCAGTTGGACCGCCGATGTAAGGACCGAAACTTGGGGCGAGCCAGCACCCGGGTTTGGCGGCCCCAGAACACTACTGGTTGCCTACTTCGCCGACGGAGAACTTAAGTTCAAATCGGTTTACCAAGGAAACCGCATCACTCTGCCTTAG
- a CDS encoding serine/threonine-protein kinase, producing the protein MPSLDELISDFLARVDGGDSVSPIEFVEDYPELRDSFLHFITQHSPPAHKGDKQHTLSNPATDRAAMPDSEGASGGGFERIGRYRLLRVLGSGGMSVVYEAICDGASEPVALKVLHASVASDRGMRQRFQREAETIRSLDHPHIIPLCDFGTAGETSFLAMRLIDGETLAQRIRRFQPAPDQQDATAVTAADGSAITQVPSLRDGDDTDFDCSADTVDTIERATMPEIAASIADVADALQHAHSRGIVHRDVKPSNLMIDSQGKIWLNDFGLASAGEAQTVVTRTGQIIGTPHYMSPEQAAGAVDQIDFRSDIYSLGATLYEWATLHRPYDGDRFRVLLEISSGRLRRPSQICSTVPPPLEAIILKAMACSPGDRYASAAEMADDLRRFASGRHVIARRPGFADHAMRWLARNPRISISAALGVAAAVLLVMLVQYMVGQRLAIVNTRLQSTNDALQQSNTELAQANRDLDHSQSRLRRHLYVADMGSAYQAYAQQDLDAVNSLLERHDPEVASEQSSGSDAAGLPTLLTDPVDDDQRGFEWWLLKNLSRPPEVLSMTGHEAAATEAAVIPGQNRLLSVGEDGWARHWDLASGHQLDRWEVGGQLNAVAVSPDATLWITGINIPIGLNWVGLGDFATGDVRALLPGHQYSVESAAFSPDGKWIATAGRYHEVFLYESSGRFRGRVLTGSRNEALHFSADSKRLLAVRREQIDGEPQQVVTSYTLPDLLPTIQWKFSFSPYVFALSANGDRCVAADGAEWAVLDLGDPKPIANRKDVRGRIRCVAIAPSGDRVALGCDNGLLHLWNVDRDDFDTDPRSHRVITTGTKRVTSVGFHGEEKLFVSSEDGSVQLWSLHETKVEHPSFGVSTQAVSERSADADCLFLRGDHGGVERLDLATLTHEQIGHVNPDEYCCVAATSDGKTLAASTLGGIVILSADDGSEHARIEFPQDDVSNCVSLRFVQDDQRLLVLFSDRIRQYRISDGAMTREQMLRADGAQQMLVSPDRSTVMVVCRDVLQWCGSEDLQWQATYPRQFGQYARCCYSEDGQMIASGYQDGTIELLRVSSLESWRVLRGHRHSALGLQFIDDDRTLVSSSRDGTIRFWDVDSGREIGVLDAGEVGTHYLHFSEPTQRLFSLGPHRPIKVWSGDRVE; encoded by the coding sequence GTGCCCAGTTTAGACGAACTGATTTCCGATTTTCTTGCCAGAGTTGATGGCGGTGATTCGGTGTCTCCGATCGAATTCGTCGAGGATTATCCCGAGCTGCGTGACTCGTTTCTCCATTTTATCACGCAACATTCTCCGCCCGCTCACAAAGGTGACAAACAGCACACGCTTTCGAATCCGGCCACCGACCGTGCCGCGATGCCAGATTCGGAAGGGGCGTCCGGCGGCGGATTTGAGCGTATCGGACGCTATCGTTTGCTACGTGTGCTTGGTAGCGGCGGAATGTCGGTTGTGTACGAGGCAATTTGCGACGGAGCATCCGAACCGGTGGCGCTGAAGGTGCTGCATGCTTCGGTCGCCAGCGATCGAGGGATGCGTCAACGGTTCCAACGGGAAGCCGAAACGATTCGGTCTCTGGATCATCCGCACATCATTCCGCTGTGTGACTTTGGGACTGCGGGTGAGACGTCGTTTCTAGCGATGCGTTTGATCGACGGTGAAACGCTTGCCCAGCGGATCCGACGCTTTCAGCCAGCACCTGATCAGCAAGACGCCACCGCGGTGACCGCCGCGGATGGATCAGCCATCACGCAGGTGCCGTCACTGCGAGACGGCGACGACACGGATTTTGATTGTTCTGCCGATACGGTCGACACGATCGAGCGTGCGACGATGCCCGAGATCGCTGCGTCGATCGCCGATGTCGCCGACGCCTTGCAGCATGCGCACAGCCGCGGGATCGTACACCGCGACGTCAAACCATCAAATTTGATGATTGATTCACAAGGCAAGATTTGGCTAAACGACTTCGGATTGGCGTCGGCGGGCGAAGCGCAGACCGTGGTCACGCGAACCGGCCAAATCATTGGGACGCCGCACTACATGAGTCCCGAGCAAGCCGCGGGGGCGGTGGACCAAATTGATTTTCGCAGCGACATTTATTCCCTTGGGGCAACCCTTTACGAGTGGGCGACGCTGCACCGTCCTTATGACGGCGACCGCTTTCGCGTCTTGTTAGAAATCTCCTCAGGTCGGCTGCGTCGACCATCTCAAATCTGTAGCACCGTGCCGCCACCTTTGGAAGCGATCATCTTAAAAGCGATGGCGTGCTCGCCAGGCGATCGCTATGCCTCTGCCGCGGAAATGGCTGATGATCTGCGGCGATTCGCTTCGGGCCGCCACGTCATTGCTCGACGTCCTGGCTTCGCTGATCACGCAATGCGTTGGCTCGCTCGCAACCCGCGAATCTCGATCTCTGCAGCGTTGGGCGTTGCCGCCGCAGTCCTGTTGGTGATGCTGGTCCAGTACATGGTTGGACAACGATTAGCGATCGTCAATACTCGGTTACAGTCAACCAATGACGCGCTCCAGCAATCCAATACCGAACTTGCCCAGGCCAACCGTGATCTCGACCACAGTCAATCTCGGCTGCGACGACATCTCTACGTCGCGGACATGGGATCGGCGTATCAAGCTTATGCACAACAAGATCTCGATGCGGTCAATTCGCTGTTGGAACGACATGATCCGGAGGTTGCGTCGGAGCAAAGCAGTGGTTCCGACGCGGCGGGGTTGCCAACGTTGCTGACCGATCCGGTTGACGACGATCAACGAGGATTTGAGTGGTGGTTGTTGAAGAATTTATCGCGGCCGCCTGAGGTGTTGAGCATGACCGGGCATGAAGCCGCCGCTACCGAGGCCGCGGTGATTCCAGGGCAAAACCGGTTGCTTTCGGTGGGCGAGGATGGTTGGGCACGGCACTGGGATCTGGCCTCCGGACATCAACTTGATCGCTGGGAGGTTGGCGGCCAACTCAACGCGGTTGCGGTTTCCCCCGACGCCACGCTGTGGATCACCGGCATCAACATCCCTATTGGACTCAACTGGGTAGGGCTAGGCGATTTCGCAACCGGCGACGTCAGGGCGTTGTTGCCCGGGCATCAATATTCGGTTGAATCCGCAGCGTTCTCTCCCGACGGAAAATGGATCGCCACTGCCGGTCGATACCACGAAGTCTTTCTGTACGAATCGAGCGGTCGGTTCCGCGGACGAGTGCTCACCGGATCGCGGAACGAAGCGCTTCATTTCTCTGCGGATAGCAAGCGATTGCTCGCGGTTCGTCGCGAACAGATCGATGGCGAGCCGCAGCAGGTCGTGACGTCGTACACGCTTCCTGATTTGCTGCCGACGATACAATGGAAGTTTTCGTTTTCGCCCTATGTGTTTGCGCTCTCGGCAAATGGCGATCGCTGTGTCGCGGCGGACGGAGCAGAATGGGCCGTTTTGGATTTAGGCGATCCAAAGCCGATTGCCAATCGCAAGGATGTTCGCGGGCGGATACGCTGCGTCGCCATCGCTCCGAGCGGAGACCGCGTTGCTTTGGGTTGCGACAATGGGTTACTTCATCTGTGGAATGTTGATCGAGATGATTTCGACACCGATCCACGATCCCACCGAGTCATCACTACCGGCACAAAAAGAGTGACGAGTGTGGGGTTCCACGGCGAAGAGAAACTTTTCGTAAGTAGTGAGGATGGATCGGTACAGCTTTGGTCGCTGCACGAAACCAAAGTCGAACACCCGTCCTTTGGCGTCTCTACACAAGCAGTCTCGGAGAGATCAGCGGATGCCGATTGTCTTTTTTTGCGGGGGGATCACGGTGGCGTCGAACGCTTGGACTTGGCCACACTGACGCATGAGCAAATTGGTCACGTGAATCCCGACGAATACTGCTGCGTCGCGGCGACGTCCGACGGCAAGACCTTGGCCGCATCGACGTTGGGCGGGATCGTGATCCTGTCAGCGGACGATGGATCCGAGCACGCGCGGATCGAATTCCCACAGGACGACGTATCAAATTGTGTCAGCCTTCGGTTTGTTCAGGATGACCAGCGTCTGCTGGTGCTGTTCAGTGACCGTATCCGACAATACCGAATTTCCGATGGGGCAATGACTCGCGAGCAGATGCTGCGAGCCGATGGCGCCCAGCAAATGCTGGTTTCGCCGGATCGATCGACCGTAATGGTGGTTTGCCGGGATGTGTTGCAGTGGTGTGGATCAGAGGATCTGCAGTGGCAAGCAACCTATCCGCGGCAATTTGGTCAGTATGCAAGGTGCTGTTATTCGGAAGACGGGCAAATGATCGCGTCGGGGTACCAAGATGGAACGATCGAGTTGCTGAGGGTTTCATCGCTAGAGTCGTGGAGAGTTTTGCGAGGGCACCGTCACTCGGCATTGGGGCTACAGTTCATTGACGACGATCGCACGCTCGTCAGTTCCTCGCGAGACGGGACGATTCGCTTCTGGGACGTCGATAGTGGCCGCGAGATTGGCGTGTTGGATGCGGGAGAGGTCGGTACGCATTATTTGCATTTTAGCGAACCGACGCAGCGGCTATTCAGTCTCGGACCTCACCGGCCCATCAAAGTCTGGTCCGGCGATCGAGTTGAGTAG
- a CDS encoding peroxidase-related enzyme: MKRFPLNQEADVSNEVEQIYRDFQRGMGFPEVPNFIRVQGASPCMLAGTWGLVKNVLLEGRLPRSTKELIFVAIAVDRECHYCRDAHTACCRILGVEDATIRAVMQGLSEELPDRIRDILQFAVKCAAGPHQLKDEDFARLRQHGLDSEEILEVIAAASMAVYATIIADATLIDSDTMFAAT; this comes from the coding sequence ATGAAACGTTTCCCACTGAATCAGGAAGCGGACGTATCGAACGAGGTCGAGCAAATTTACCGCGACTTTCAACGCGGAATGGGGTTCCCCGAGGTGCCGAATTTCATTCGTGTTCAGGGGGCATCCCCCTGCATGCTGGCCGGAACATGGGGGCTCGTCAAGAACGTGCTTCTCGAGGGGCGTCTTCCCCGATCGACCAAGGAATTGATTTTTGTTGCGATCGCCGTGGATCGTGAGTGCCATTATTGCCGTGATGCCCACACCGCATGTTGCCGAATCCTCGGAGTTGAGGATGCCACGATTCGCGCCGTCATGCAGGGGCTGAGCGAAGAGCTGCCCGATCGCATTCGTGACATCTTGCAGTTTGCGGTCAAATGCGCGGCTGGACCTCATCAATTAAAGGACGAGGATTTTGCTCGGCTGCGTCAGCACGGCCTGGATAGCGAAGAAATACTCGAGGTGATCGCCGCCGCGTCGATGGCAGTTTATGCCACCATTATCGCCGACGCGACGTTGATTGACTCTGATACGATGTTTGCAGCGACCTAG
- a CDS encoding PEGA domain-containing protein, translating to MQTTRLSPPTPHSAANCGGNPRLHSLWIVLFAILSLPSIGCVRRRMTVRTNPAGATVSVDNQVIGTSPAASSFVYYGTREFRIEKEGYKTETIRRRFNPPWYQMPGLDFISETLWPGDLRDERIIDVELVPQTLAPTGEVVQRADSLRTQSQTGMVNAPR from the coding sequence TTGCAAACGACTCGTCTGTCACCACCGACGCCTCATTCCGCTGCGAATTGCGGTGGCAATCCGCGTCTGCACTCGTTGTGGATCGTCCTTTTTGCAATACTATCATTGCCATCGATTGGATGTGTTCGTCGCCGCATGACGGTGCGGACCAACCCTGCGGGCGCGACGGTTTCGGTGGACAATCAAGTGATTGGCACCAGCCCGGCTGCGTCGAGTTTTGTGTATTATGGGACTCGCGAATTCCGGATCGAAAAGGAAGGATACAAGACCGAGACGATCCGACGCCGCTTCAACCCTCCTTGGTACCAGATGCCGGGGCTCGATTTCATCTCGGAAACATTGTGGCCAGGCGATCTGCGTGACGAACGAATCATTGATGTTGAATTGGTACCCCAAACCCTCGCTCCGACCGGCGAAGTGGTACAGCGAGCCGATTCTCTGCGAACTCAATCCCAAACGGGAATGGTTAACGCACCGCGATAG